A DNA window from Melospiza georgiana isolate bMelGeo1 chromosome 22, bMelGeo1.pri, whole genome shotgun sequence contains the following coding sequences:
- the TAS1R1 gene encoding taste receptor type 1 member 1, giving the protein MLPPALLRLCLCAAAAAASSFSLRGDHRLAGLFPLHAAARRDDTRLLVRGCDDATFKNHGYCLAQALRFAVEEINNSTTLLPNVTLGYEIYDTCSDSTNFHATLCALARKGRQDVQVLPSFQHYEPQAVAVIGPDSTQLSLTTAAVLSLFLVPEISYEASTELLSLKRLYPSFLRTIPSDRQQVKAIFSLLQRFGWTWVVLLGSDDTYGRVGLDGLQELLTASNVCVAYRGTLPANSDASNPELHNLVRILTDVKVNVTIVFSTRGSVVPFFEVVVQKNITDMVWVASEDWSLARAIWQVPGIQTVGSVIGMAVEKPEPTMLERFEAWKLWEEGAVAERGSSAEAGRHSAGSTRPDCMQRCAGCRALTTALDLYDAQGSFSVYSAVYAVAHGLHDLLGCASGACSKGIVYPWQLLQKIRQVNFTLNKSRISFDDHGDIHKGFDIVMWKWLGPKWASDVIGTFRVNPDRLSIDPGKILWNTEDGKAPSSVCSEACKPGEMRLQQSRHKCCFSCMACPPGTFLNTSDPFDCQACGLDEWAPAGSEVCFNRTTEFLSWSEPLSWALLALAVLLMLLIAALTVLFALNASTPVVKSAGGNACFLMLGSLACTCSSLFCYFGEPSQAACLLRVPLFAISFTVFLSCVATRSFQILCIFKLNARYPALYEAWMRRQGPVLFVAASTAAQVALCVAIEAASPSVPRREYGVRDEWVVLECAQSAAADATTAYTLLLSAACFVLTYAGTDLPAAYNEAKSLTVSLLLHLGCSAAVLCSQGALRGQTETVARVLSTLGTLAALLGGYFVPRAFVILLRPHQNTAEHFQMVIQEYTRRLAAA; this is encoded by the exons ATGCTGCCGCCCGCGCTGCTCCGCCTGTGCCTCTGCGCggctgccgccgccgcctcctcgtTCAGCCTCCGCGGCGATCACCGCCTGGCCGGGCTGTTCCCGCTGCACGCCGCGGCGCGCCGCGACGACACCAGACTGCTCGTGCGCGGCTGCGACGA CGCCACCTTCAAGAACCACGGCTACTGCCTGGCCCAGGCCCTGCGCTTCGCTGTGGAGGAGATCAACAACTCCACCACGCTGCTCCCTAATGTCACTCTGGGCTATGAAATCTACGACACCTGCTCTGATTCTACCAACTTCCACGCCACGCTGTGCGCCCTGGCTCGCAAAGGCAGGCAGGATGTCCAGGTGCTCCCCAGTTTCCAACACTATGAACCCCAGGCTGTGGCCGTCATTGGCCCTGACAGTACCCAGCTGTCCCTCACCACAGCCGCTGTTCTCAGTCTCTTTCTTGTACCAGAG ATCAGCTACGAAGCCTCCACGGAGTTGCTGAGCCTGAAGCGGCTGTACCCCTCTTTCCTGCGCACCATCCCCAGTGACAGGCAGCAGGTGAAGGCCATCTTCTCGCTGCTGCAGCGCTTTGGCTGGACCtgggtggtgctgctgggcagcgATGACACCTATGGCAGGGTTGGCCTGGatggcctgcaggagctgctgactgCAAGCAACGTGTGCGTGGCCTACCGAGGCACCCTCCCCGCCAATTCAGATGCCAGCAACCCGGAGCTTCACAACCTGGTCCGAATCCTCACAGATGTCAAGGTCAATGTCACTATCGTGTTCTCCACCAGAGGAAGCGTTGTGCCGTTCTTTGAGGTGGTGGTCCAGAAGAACATCACAGACATGGTGTGGGTGGCCTCTGAAGACTGGTCGTTGGCTCGAGCTATCTGGCAGGTACCTGGCATCCAGACCGTCGGTTCGGTGATTGGGATGGCAGTAGAGAAGCCAGAGCCCACGATGCTGGAGCGCTTTGAGGCCTGGAAGCTGTGGGAGGAAGGCGCTGTGGCTGAGcgtggcagcagtgcagaggcGGGCAGGcactctgcagggagcacacgGCCGGACTGCATGCAGCGCTGCGCCGGCTGCCGCGCGCTCACCACCGCCCTTGACTTATACGATGCTCAAGGCTCCTTCAGCGTGTACTCAGCCGTGTATGCCGTGGCCCATGGCCTCCACGACCTGCTAGGCTGTGCCTCGGGGGCCTGCAGCAAAGGCATTGTCTATCCCTGGCAG CTCCTACAAAAGATTAGGCAAGTAAACTTCACCCTGAACAAGAGCCGAATCTCTTTCGATGACCACGGGGACATTCATAAAGGCTTTGACATTGTCATGTGGAAGTGGCTGGGCCCAAAGTGGGCTTCTGATGTGATAGGAACATTCCGTGTGAACCCTGACAGGCTGAGCATCGACCCAGGCAAAATCCTGTGGAACACAGAAGACGGCAAG GCTCCCAGCTCAGTGTGCTCCGAGGCCTGTAAGCCAGGAGAgatgaggctgcagcagagccgcCACAAATGCTGCTTCAGCTGCATGGCCTGTCCACCAGGAACCTTCCTGAACACATCGG ACCCCTTTGACTGCCAGGCCTGTGGCTTGGATGAGTGGGCCCCAGCAGGGAGTGAGGTCTGCTTCAACCGCACCACCGAGTTCCTGTCCTGGTCCGAGCCCCTCTCCTGGgcgctgctggccctggctgtTCTTCTCATGCTGCTCATAGCAGCGCTGACTGTCCTGTTCGCCCTCAATGCCTCCACACCTGTGGTCAAGTCCGCGGGCGGGAACGCGTGTTTCCTCATGCTGGGCTCCCTGgcctgcacctgcagcagcctcttctGCTACTTCGGGGAGCCCTCGCAGGCGGCGTGCCTGCTGCGGGTGCCGCTCTTCGCCATCAGCTTCACCGTGTTCCTCTCGTGCGTGGCGACCCGCTCCTTCCAGATCCTCTGCATCTTCAAGCTGAACGCGCGCTACCCCGCGCTCTACGAGGCCTGGATGCGGCGCCAGGGGCCGGTGCTGTTCGTGGCCGCCAGCACGGCGGCGCAAGTGGCGCTGTGCGTGGCCATCGAGGCCGCCAGCCCCTCGGTGCCGCGCCGGGAGTACGGCGTGCGGGACGAGTGGGTGGTGCTGGAGTGCGCCCAGAGCGCCGCGGCCGACGCCACCACCGCCTACACGCTGCTGCTCAGCGCCGCCTGCTTCGTGCTCACCTACGCGGGCACCGACCTTCCCGCCGCCTACAACGAGGCCAAGAGCCTCACCGTGAGCCTGCTGCTACACCTGGGCTGCTCGGCCGCCGTGCTCTGCTCGCAGGGCGCGCTGCGCGGCCAGACCGAGACGGTGGCGCGGGTGCTCAGCACGCTGGGCACGCTCGCAGCGCTGCTGGGCGGGTACTTCGTGCCGCGGGCCTTCGTCATCCTGCTGCGGCCGCACCAAAACACGGCCGAACACTTCCAGATGGTCATCCAGGAGTACACGCGCCGCCTGGCCGCCGCCTGA